TCTGAGGTCTTCTGTTAGATTGTGATTTGTTTGCTTATTATTGTCTAGTTGCATTTTGCTATGCGACATGTATTTTATATAGAAATGTTCTAAAATATCAATATAATTTTTTACTTATGTTCAATAATAGTAAATCAGCTTTATTCTTTGCAGATGACAGTACTGGGAGCTCAGAAGGACCTCTGACGTCTGCAGATTATAAAGTAGATCTTAATAATgaacaagatacatatgaagaacctgtaATTATCCCAGGTATCCCCTccgcccttcacagcaaagatgcATCATCTGATTCTCCTATACAGATCCCATCTTCTGATCCATCACAGATTGATAAccagaagaaaagtcacagaagaCGAAAACATGAAagaactcacagaaaagagaagccatactcatgttcagaatgtgggaaatgttttagtttGAAAActgatcttgttacacatcaaaaaactcacacagaagttaagccattttcatgtcctgaatgtgggaagtgttttaatgCGAAAACAgagcttgttacacatcagacaactcacacagggaagaagccattatcatgttcagaatgcgggaTGTGTTTTTcaaataaatcagatcttgttacacatcagagaattcacacacgaAAGAAcctatgttcagaatgtggaaaatgttttactagAAAAGCAAATCTTattgaacatcagagaattcacacaggggagaagccattttcctgtttagattgtggcaaatgttttactagcaaagtTAAGCTTGTAATGCATCAGAgcaatcacacaggagagaagccattttcatgttcagaatgtgggaagtattTTTCAAAGAAAACagatcttgttatacatcagagacgtcacacaggagagaggccattttcatgttcagattgtgacAAATGCTTTACTATGAAAgcaaatcttgttacacatcagaaaattcacacaggggtgaaaccattttcatgttcagattgtggcaaatgttttactagGAAAGCTAATCTcgttgatcatcagagaactcacacaggagaaaagccattttcatgttcagaatgtggcaagtgTTTTACTAGTTTAGCAAATTTTGTTAAACAtcaaagaagtcacacagggaagaagcccctttcatgttcagaatgtgggaaatgttttttatataaatcaaatcttgttatacatcagaaaactcacacaggagagaaaccatttttatgttcagaatgtggcaaatgtttttccCTAAAATCAAATCTTATTcaacatcagaaaactcacacaggggagaagccattttcatgttcacaatgtggcaaatgttttttgcagaaatcagatcttgttagacatcagagaagtcacataggagaaaagccgttttcatgttccgaatgtggaaaatgttttactaagaaaTCCAGcgttgttatacatcagagaagtcacacaggagagaagccattctcatgttcagaatgtgggaaatgttttactcagaaatcaagGGTTGTTGTACATCAAAGAACACACAGAGGAgaaaagtcattttcatgtttagaatgtgggaaatgtttttcaaatAAATCACGTCTTGCTTTACATCAGAAATTTCACACAGGGAAGAATCTATTTTCATGTTCAAAATGAGGCAAGTGTTTTACTCAAATCACAAGTTCTTAACCATCTAAAAACTCACACAGGAAAgtaacttttcttttttaaaagtcatttaattAGCAAATGgtacaagaaaaaaatacaaaaaggtgACTTCATATACAGCATGTCTCTTAAAAAGTGCCACAGTACTAATGGCCTTTTTCTGGGCCTTTTTtcagcaaataagggagatggaataactcctccacagtgccacctattgaaaggcagcattccttcaagtcaaaggccgactttttatacaagtcttgttacaatgactgggaattaaaagcaaagccagaccccatgtacatacagctgtttccgggttattgcccatcatcagtgtacagtaggagtctggcttttgctaattTTTCAGCAAAAACGTCTATGGTTGGATGTTACCTAGAGGTCATTTAGAAGTTATTAAATGTGCTGTAAACAgtgaattttaacttttttttgcaatCCCAGTAGGGTGTAGATTTGGAGCTTCTTCTGGCATTCTTCTAATGGCTTCTCTTTTAGTACAGCTTCAGATGAttgttttgtgcgtgcaatacatagaaaatagaacccattgatttcaatgggttcagtctTACCAATTTCTTTTGCATACCTGAAAAAAACACTGCTCgatttttaaacatatttgcgcaccaaaggtcccattGGGAGGTGTACAAATGCGCACTCAATACCCAGACAATTGCTCAATATACTTCCAGATGTTTGCTGAAAGCCATTAGTAAAATCTAAAACTCCATGCAAACAATGCTTTTCTGTTTGTGGTGTTTTTCTGTACTTTTACATTTTTGGCTTCTATGTTTTctgtttcacaattttttttctcatgcagtGGTTGTAATAAAATATCCTCCCATTCACATATGTTCGCATTTAGAGGCCCAATGGCAACAATGATGGGATGCAATGGTGGTCTATTGAATGACTTATGAATCTTAGGCCAGCCCTGAAAGATTGGTGTGATGGGATGTTCTGTACATGGGGGTTTTGCCTGCTTATCATTGAAAATGACTAAACATGTTCCTCAATCATATTTTTAAGCTCAATTTGAAAATGTTCCCCTGAATTATTGGCTTATTTTCGATAAGTGCTGTTGTCATCCAGGATTTTCACTGCCAAGTTTCTATGTAGCAACCTAAGGCTACATGCATATGAGCGAGAGCCTAGTGCGAGTCGCACATatgtgaact
This region of Eleutherodactylus coqui strain aEleCoq1 chromosome 5, aEleCoq1.hap1, whole genome shotgun sequence genomic DNA includes:
- the LOC136629143 gene encoding oocyte zinc finger protein XlCOF6-like: MVERVLNLTLEILYQLTGEDYIVVKKTSSDGCQAPLCDGWRRTLSPITGPTPNPLIHEDINVQKILELANKMIELLTGEVPIRCQDVAVYFSMEEWEYLEGHKDLYKEAMMEPRQPLPSPVPSSKRSPPERCPRPLLPQDHQFLYPDEDLTNINTTETNVRGDQRCKDGIPTGNHPDDSTGSSEGPLTSADYKVDLNNEQDTYEEPVIIPGIPSALHSKDASSDSPIQIPSSDPSQIDNQKKSHRRRKHERTHRKEKPYSCSECGKCFSLKTDLVTHQKTHTEVKPFSCPECGKCFNAKTELVTHQTTHTGKKPLSCSECGMCFSNKSDLVTHQRIHTRKNLCSECGKCFTRKANLIEHQRIHTGEKPFSCLDCGKCFTSKVKLVMHQSNHTGEKPFSCSECGKYFSKKTDLVIHQRRHTGERPFSCSDCDKCFTMKANLVTHQKIHTGVKPFSCSDCGKCFTRKANLVDHQRTHTGEKPFSCSECGKCFTSLANFVKHQRSHTGKKPLSCSECGKCFLYKSNLVIHQKTHTGEKPFLCSECGKCFSLKSNLIQHQKTHTGEKPFSCSQCGKCFLQKSDLVRHQRSHIGEKPFSCSECGKCFTKKSSVVIHQRSHTGEKPFSCSECGKCFTQKSRVVVHQRTHRGEKSFSCLECGKCFSNKSRLALHQKFHTGKNLFSCSK